The sequence GGTTCTCAGAAGTTAATTGAAATTGTAGAGGGTGCAGGGGATGGCACGTATATTGCCAATCCTGATTGTACAAAAATCAATACGAGCAGGCAATGGATTGTCTTGCATTCCGAATCGACAGGTAAATTATATGTCGATCAAGGTGCGGAAGAAGCGATTTTATATAATGGGAAAAGTTTATTGCCAGCTGGCGTGTTTAAAGTGACAGGGACTTTTGACAAAGGGGATGTTGTCGAGGTATTTGGCGTGAACGGTTTGCTGGGCAGGGGTGAAGTTAGTTATTCGTCGGATGAACTGGATGGCGCGATTGAAAAACGACATAAGGAAAAGTTGGCGTCGACGATGGAAGTGATTCATAGAAATCGCTGGGTACAACTTTAACTTGAGTCAGCTGAAGTTCTTGCTGATTCAAGTTAAAGTTGAGCCTCCAGCGGATGTCACAAATTTTGCCGGGAGTTAATTGCGCGAGCGCAATTCAAAATTTGGACGCAATTACGCCAAGGCGTAATTGATTATATGAGGGGGAATTATTATGAGTGAAGTAACAAGAAAAGGGCAATTGGCAAAGCAAGCAAGCTATTCGTTGGTCAATGTGACAACGGAGCAGAAAAATGAGGCATTGGCATTGATTGCTGAACAACTATTGGTTGACCAATCGGAGATTCTCGTTGAAAATCACAAGGATTTGGAAGAAGGGCGAGTAAATGGACTGACGGATGCGGTTTTAGATCGGATTATGTTAAATGAAAAACGTATACAGGACATGGCGCATGCCGTCAAGCTGTTAATGGAGTTGGCGGACCCAATTGGAGAAACATTGGAAACGATTGAGAAGGAAAATGGTTTGCATCTTGAAGTGAAACGTGTGCCACTTGGCGTGATTGGTATGATTTATGAGGCAAGGCCGAATGTGACGCTGGATACAGCAACATTGGCGATTAAAACAGGCAATGCTGTGATATTGCGAGGGAGTTCTTCCGCAAAATATTCAAATAGTGTGCTGGTCAAATCTATTCATACAGCACTTGATAAGAGTGCTATTTCGAAAGAGTCCATTCAGTTCATAGAAGATACGAGTCGAGAAACAGCGAAGGAACTTTTCCGGTTAAACGATTATTTGGACGTTCTTATTCCACGAGGCGGCAAAATGCTTATTGACACAGTGATTCGTGAAGCGACGGTTCCTGTCATTCAAACGGGTGCCGGGAATTGTCATATATTTATCGATGAAACCGCGGATCCAGATATGGCTGGGGAGATTACCTTGAACGCAAAAATCCAGCGTCCATCTGTCTGCAATGCCATCGAAACGATCCTGATTCATGAAAAGTGGTTTGAGCAATATGGCAAAAAATTGGTCGAGAGTCTTCAGCGGAGTGGTGTGGAGATTTTGGGAGATGAAACCGTCGTACAGGAATGCCAGGATGTGAAGTTGGCATCCGAATCGGATTGGTCCACGGAATACCTCGGGTTAACCGTCAGCATTAAGCTCGTTGCGAATCTGGATGAAGCCATTACGCATATCAATCAATATGGAACGCAACATTCGGAAGCCATTATTACGCAAGATGAACGGCAGGCAGCCATCTTTTTGACACGTATCGATGCTGCGGCAGTCTACCATAATGCCTCCACTCGATTTACAGACGGCTTTGAATTCGGCTACGGAGCGGAGATTGGCATCAGCACACAAAAATTACATGCCAGGGGACCGATGGGATTAAAGGCGTTGACGACTAGTAAATATATGATTCGTGGAAATGGGCAGGTGCGTGGATGAGGGGATTCTTACGGAATAGTGTGTAGATTTGCGAACTCGCTGGTAAATTCCACAAATTCGCCGGTAACTCTCAGAAACTTGCCTATACTATCAAAAAACCGTGGGAAATCACTCCCACGGTTTACTTCTCTCTATTTTAACTCCAAATGCTGTTTCAACGTACCTGTAACTTCCTGCAATTCTTCTTCATCCATCATGTAATACCAAATCCCGCCGTTCATGCGCTTTCCTGTTCCTTTTTCAAAATGCAATTGTTCGATTTTATCGGCTGCATCTCGATAGTTTTTTTGTACGTCTACCATTTCATCGAATGTCATATTGGTTTTGATATTGTCACCGAGTGCATTGAATAGGCTGCGGTAATTTAGTAAACTATTGACTGATTTACCTTGCTGTAAAACGCCTTGAATGACTTGTCTCTGACGATCTTGTCGACCCCAATCTCCACTTGGGTCTTCTTTACGCATCCTCACATAGGATAACGCTTCTTTCCCTGTCAATTTAATTTCTCCCGCTGGAAAATGGATGGCATCCTGTGTGAAATCTAATGTATTTCTAACGGTTATTCCACCAACAGCATCGACTACATCCTGAAAGCCTTCCATATTGACCTCTGCAACATAATCAATCGGCATATCTAATAAATTCTCGACAGAATCGAGTGACATCTGGATACCACCAAATGCAAACGCGTGATTCAGCTTATCCTGTGTACCATGGCCAACAATTTCTGTATACGTATCGCGCGGAATACTAACCATTTTCGTTGACTTCAAAGTTGGATTGACTGTCATGACAATCATCGTATCGGAGCGACCTTTATCGCCCTCGCGTTCATCAACGCCTAATACGAGAACCGAAAATGGCTCCTTTTTATCAAAAATAATGTTTACCTCTCGTTTATCAGATACCTCACGACCGATTGGTTTATACATCTCTTTTAATGTTGAAGTTAAGTCCAAGTAGATACTCAATGCCAAGCCGCCAATGATAAGACCGATAAGCGCAATAATCCATGGCCATTTTTTCCTTTTCTTACTATGTGCTCGTTTCATGAAGATCCTCCATTACCTATAATCTGAAAAAATATTACCCTAGTATGGACGAATATCGGGGATTTAGGTTTCAAGTTATGGTGAAAAGGGGTATCGTACTTACATATTGTATGAACAATCACATACTCTTGTAGGCATTTGATGAGTCATTCGGAGCGATTTACTTTATCTATATTGATACTTTAGACTATCAAGCGAATGAAACAAATGGTATGGTTTAACAGGGGATTGTTTATCGAAAGGACTGACTATTACATTGTTTAAATTACCGTCAACGGATTTGATCGAGTTACAAGGGGAGTATTCATTTCCGATTATCGGCTTATCCATTCTAATTGCATGTGTTGCTTCTTATACAGCTTTGGCTATGAACGAACGAGCACAACAACATAGCTTTTTTCACAAAAACTTTTGGCTCATACTAGCATCTGTTGCGATGGGCTTTGGTATATGGTCTATGCATTTTGTAGGTATGAGTGCCTATTCATTGCCTGTCAGTATGCATTATGACCAGTTGCTAACAGTCATTTCAGTTTTCCCAGCAATGCTCGCTTCTTTTTTAGCCTTTTACATAGCCAATCAACCAAGAAGATTAATATGGTTGTATATACTCGCGGGTATTGTGATGGGGCTCGGTATTTCAACGATGCATTATGTTGGCATGGCAGCTATGAAAATGGATGCTCTCTATTTTTATGATTTCTGGCTATTCACAGCATCAATTGTCATTGCCATAGTTGTTTCTTTTGTTGCACTTTTTGTTTTTTCAACACTGCAGCGTTATATGGAAAATCGTTTCATTCAACTGATGACGGCGATTATTCTGGGATTAGCTGTCTCGAGTATGCATTACACAGGTATGATGGCAATTTCTGTTTATGTATCTCCAAATCACTCCCATACATCGGTAGCTCACGAGATGGAGTTATCCTTTATTGTCATTAGTGTTACAGTTGGTATGGCTTTGTTACTGGGCTTATTATTGCTATCGAGTCTGCTAGATCGTTATGTGAAATATCGTACGAATCATTATGATATGTTGACAAGACTCCCAAATCGCCGGCAATTTGAGCGGAAACTTAGCCAGTCTCAGGTCAAGCAAACGTTAGCGATTTGGCATTTGCATGACTTGGAAAGAGTCAATCGAGAGAATGGTTATCTTTTTGGAGATGAAGTACTTCAATATCTTGCCGAATCTATGATTGCGTTAACGCCGCCACAGTCGGATTTGTACAGAATTGAAGGGAATCGTTTTGCTTTTTTAGCGAGAGGAACGGAAAGTGAAACGGTCTTTTATGCTGCGATGGAAAAGATTGCTGAAACACTTAGCCAACCATTTGTATTTCAGAATAAAGAAATTAGGATACAGGCTGTCTGTGCTTGGTTGCCAGCTAGCCAACAAAATGAATCCTCGAACATTTATTCAAATGTATTGGCTGTGCTGAATTCACCATCACTACAATACAAGTTAGACATCATTCAGTATGACCCAGTGCTTCATACCTATACATTTGAACGGGAAATTGCCAATGATGTAGAACGTGCTATGGCGGAGGACGAGTTGTATCTGGTTTATCAGCCTAAAATTAATGGTAAAACGTATGAAATGGTCGGTGTAGAAACTTTATTACGCTGGCAACATCCTATTTATGGCATGCTTTCACCTGGTGTATTCATTCCTATTTTAGAAGAAAAGAATCGTATGTTGGATGTTACGGATTGGGTTATTGAGCGAGCCTGCCGTCAGCTTGCCGAATGGGAAAGGGAAGGGCGACCAGTTGGACAAGCTGCTATTAATATTCCAGGTCAATATATCACTTCATCACGTCTATTGAAAGTGTTAAAGCGGGCAGTGACAGACTATAATCTTGAGCCGCAGCAATTAGAATTAGAAATCACAGAAACAAGTTTTGTCAAGACGATTGAAGAGGCGATAAGAGCCGTCGGAGTGTTTCGTCAAGAAGGTTTCTCGGTTGCATTGGATGACTTCGGAACAGGTGTATCATCGTTATCTTATTTAAAACAAATCCCGATTTCAACGCTCAAAATTGACAAATCTTTTGTGGATGGAGTACCAGCATCCACAAAAGATTCATCGATTATTCAAGCTATTATTGCACTCGGTAGTTCTTTGGATTTGTCGATTGTTTTTGAAGGAGTAGAGACGGCAGAGCAAGCACAGTTCTTAGCCTTTACATGTGAACAACCGATTATTCAAGGCTATTACTTTGCAAAACCAATGATCGCTTCGGAACTGATTGAATGGCATCAAAATTTTAGAAAGCCAACCATATAAGTGTCTGCGCCTCAAGCGATTCAATATTGTTTGGGGCCAGATGCTTTTTTTAGTTCTACTATCCTTGCATTGTTCTTACAGTGTAACAACACTAAGAAAAAGGAGAGGGTAGGCAATGTTAATAGATGGGGTATTTTCAGGGGGAGGTTTGAAAGGATTCGCACTAGTTGGGGCCTATCAGGTGCTGGAGGAACAGGGCTATCGTTTTCAGCGGGTCGCGGGAACGAGTGCAGGGGCAATCATTGCCTGTTTCATAGCTGCTGGCTACACCGCTAAGGAAATTGAAGTGATGTTGGATGAATTGGATATGCTTTCCTTGCTGGATCCGCGTAGAACGATTTTACCATTCCCGTTTATGAAGTGGATAGGTTTGTATTGGCGTCTTGGTTTATATCAAGGAAAAGCACTGGAGAATTGGTTTTTAGAAAAATTGGCAGACAAAGACGTTTATACATTTGCTGATGTGACTCCTGGTTCATTGAAGCTTGTAGCCTCTGATTTGACGAATGGCAAAATGCTCGTGCTTCCAGATGATTTGGAACGATACGGTGTCGTAGCGGAAACGTTCCCAATCGCACGCGCTTTACGTATGAGCTGTGGGATTCCATTTTTCTTTGAACCGGTCAAGATGAAAGTCGGATCGGGAGATACCATCGTTGTCGACGGCGGTGTGTTAAGCAATTTTCCACTGTGGATATTCGATAAAAAAGAGCGTCCAGTTCTAGGCTTGCAGCTTAGCCGTAGTCCGGAAAAACAGCCTGGCTATCCTATTCACAATGCCTTGCAGCTATTCGAAGCGCTATTTTCAACGATGAAAAATGCTCATGATGAAAGATATATTTCCCGTAAGCATGAAAAGGATATTATTTTTATTCCAGTAGATGGTTTTAGCGCCACTGAGTTTGATCTCGATGAAGAAGGAAAAGAAACACTGATGGAAATCGGGCGTAGTCGTACAACGCAATTTTTGAAAATGTGGTAAATGACTAGCCCTGAATCTAA comes from Sporosarcina sp. FSL K6-3457 and encodes:
- a CDS encoding glutamate-5-semialdehyde dehydrogenase produces the protein MSEVTRKGQLAKQASYSLVNVTTEQKNEALALIAEQLLVDQSEILVENHKDLEEGRVNGLTDAVLDRIMLNEKRIQDMAHAVKLLMELADPIGETLETIEKENGLHLEVKRVPLGVIGMIYEARPNVTLDTATLAIKTGNAVILRGSSSAKYSNSVLVKSIHTALDKSAISKESIQFIEDTSRETAKELFRLNDYLDVLIPRGGKMLIDTVIREATVPVIQTGAGNCHIFIDETADPDMAGEITLNAKIQRPSVCNAIETILIHEKWFEQYGKKLVESLQRSGVEILGDETVVQECQDVKLASESDWSTEYLGLTVSIKLVANLDEAITHINQYGTQHSEAIITQDERQAAIFLTRIDAAAVYHNASTRFTDGFEFGYGAEIGISTQKLHARGPMGLKALTTSKYMIRGNGQVRG
- a CDS encoding LCP family glycopolymer transferase, with product MKRAHSKKRKKWPWIIALIGLIIGGLALSIYLDLTSTLKEMYKPIGREVSDKREVNIIFDKKEPFSVLVLGVDEREGDKGRSDTMIVMTVNPTLKSTKMVSIPRDTYTEIVGHGTQDKLNHAFAFGGIQMSLDSVENLLDMPIDYVAEVNMEGFQDVVDAVGGITVRNTLDFTQDAIHFPAGEIKLTGKEALSYVRMRKEDPSGDWGRQDRQRQVIQGVLQQGKSVNSLLNYRSLFNALGDNIKTNMTFDEMVDVQKNYRDAADKIEQLHFEKGTGKRMNGGIWYYMMDEEELQEVTGTLKQHLELK
- a CDS encoding bifunctional diguanylate cyclase/phosphodiesterase, which encodes MFKLPSTDLIELQGEYSFPIIGLSILIACVASYTALAMNERAQQHSFFHKNFWLILASVAMGFGIWSMHFVGMSAYSLPVSMHYDQLLTVISVFPAMLASFLAFYIANQPRRLIWLYILAGIVMGLGISTMHYVGMAAMKMDALYFYDFWLFTASIVIAIVVSFVALFVFSTLQRYMENRFIQLMTAIILGLAVSSMHYTGMMAISVYVSPNHSHTSVAHEMELSFIVISVTVGMALLLGLLLLSSLLDRYVKYRTNHYDMLTRLPNRRQFERKLSQSQVKQTLAIWHLHDLERVNRENGYLFGDEVLQYLAESMIALTPPQSDLYRIEGNRFAFLARGTESETVFYAAMEKIAETLSQPFVFQNKEIRIQAVCAWLPASQQNESSNIYSNVLAVLNSPSLQYKLDIIQYDPVLHTYTFEREIANDVERAMAEDELYLVYQPKINGKTYEMVGVETLLRWQHPIYGMLSPGVFIPILEEKNRMLDVTDWVIERACRQLAEWEREGRPVGQAAINIPGQYITSSRLLKVLKRAVTDYNLEPQQLELEITETSFVKTIEEAIRAVGVFRQEGFSVALDDFGTGVSSLSYLKQIPISTLKIDKSFVDGVPASTKDSSIIQAIIALGSSLDLSIVFEGVETAEQAQFLAFTCEQPIIQGYYFAKPMIASELIEWHQNFRKPTI
- a CDS encoding patatin-like phospholipase family protein, whose amino-acid sequence is MLIDGVFSGGGLKGFALVGAYQVLEEQGYRFQRVAGTSAGAIIACFIAAGYTAKEIEVMLDELDMLSLLDPRRTILPFPFMKWIGLYWRLGLYQGKALENWFLEKLADKDVYTFADVTPGSLKLVASDLTNGKMLVLPDDLERYGVVAETFPIARALRMSCGIPFFFEPVKMKVGSGDTIVVDGGVLSNFPLWIFDKKERPVLGLQLSRSPEKQPGYPIHNALQLFEALFSTMKNAHDERYISRKHEKDIIFIPVDGFSATEFDLDEEGKETLMEIGRSRTTQFLKMW